From Chryseobacterium wanjuense, one genomic window encodes:
- a CDS encoding Lrp/AsnC family transcriptional regulator, producing the protein MEHLDNKDLQLLRLLQSDAKLTVKELAKEVNLSPSPVFERVKRLEQEGYIKRYAAVLDAEKLNLGFTVYCQLKLKSNDSYLAIEFEREIMEIEEVAECYSISGDFDFLLKVHVRDMKQYQNFVFNILGAVPSIGSTHSTFVMAQIKNTHGLTI; encoded by the coding sequence ATGGAACATCTTGATAACAAAGATTTACAATTACTTAGATTGCTTCAAAGCGACGCAAAACTCACCGTTAAAGAACTTGCCAAAGAGGTAAACCTCTCTCCATCCCCCGTTTTTGAAAGGGTAAAACGACTCGAACAGGAAGGTTATATTAAAAGATACGCTGCCGTTCTTGATGCAGAAAAGCTCAATCTTGGATTTACCGTTTATTGTCAGTTAAAGTTAAAAAGTAACGACAGTTACCTGGCCATAGAATTTGAACGTGAAATTATGGAGATCGAGGAAGTGGCAGAATGCTACAGTATCTCTGGGGATTTTGATTTCCTTCTGAAGGTTCATGTGCGGGATATGAAGCAGTATCAAAATTTTGTTTTTAATATTCTTGGTGCCGTTCCATCGATAGGGAGCACCCACAGCACATTTGTGATGGCTCAGATAAAAAATACTCATGGATTAACAATATAA